One Georgenia wutianyii DNA segment encodes these proteins:
- a CDS encoding response regulator transcription factor: MTTRVVLAEDSVLLRDGLVRLIGEGGFTVVAACPDAETFLAAVEEHLPELVVVDVRMPPTFTSEGIRAALDVRARHPRTAVMVLSQYVEEDYATELLAARTTGVGYLLKDRVADTRDFLASLREVADGGTVLDPEVVSQLLTRARNVDPLSRLTPREREVLGLMAEGRTNAAIAERLFIGEGAVEKNVSSIFSKLDLPPAEQDHRRVLAVLRWIERDTTKGQR; the protein is encoded by the coding sequence ATGACCACCCGCGTCGTGCTCGCCGAGGACTCCGTCCTCCTGCGGGACGGGCTCGTCCGCCTCATCGGCGAGGGCGGGTTCACCGTCGTCGCCGCCTGCCCCGACGCCGAGACGTTCCTCGCCGCCGTCGAGGAGCACCTGCCCGAGCTCGTCGTCGTCGACGTCCGCATGCCCCCGACGTTCACCTCCGAGGGCATCCGCGCGGCGCTGGACGTGCGTGCCCGCCACCCGCGCACCGCGGTCATGGTCCTCAGCCAGTACGTCGAGGAGGACTACGCGACCGAGCTGCTCGCCGCCCGCACCACCGGGGTCGGCTACCTCCTCAAGGACCGGGTGGCCGACACCCGCGACTTCCTCGCCTCGCTGCGGGAGGTCGCCGACGGCGGCACCGTCCTGGACCCCGAGGTCGTCTCCCAGCTCCTCACCCGCGCCCGCAACGTCGACCCGCTGTCCCGGCTCACGCCGCGCGAGCGGGAGGTGCTCGGCCTCATGGCCGAGGGACGCACGAACGCCGCGATCGCCGAACGCCTGTTCATCGGCGAGGGCGCGGTCGAGAAGAACGTCTCCTCCATCTTCAGCAAGCTCGACCTCCCGCCCGCCGAGCAGGACCACCGCCGCGTGCTCGCGGTGCTCCGCTGGATCGAGCGGGACACGACGAAAGGCCAGCGATGA
- the glnA gene encoding type I glutamate--ammonia ligase, producing MDRQQEYVLRAIEERDIRFIRLWFTDVLGVLKSVAIAPAEIEAAFSEGIGFDGSSIEGLTRVYEADMLAKPDPATFQLLPWRGEENGVARMFCDILTPDGEPARSDPRNVLKRTLERAKDAGFTCYTHPEIEFYLFEQQRNPDDPLVPIDTAGYFDHVARGTAHDFRRDTITLLESMGISVEYSHHEAGPGQNEIDLRYADALSTADNVMTFRTVVKEVALQQGIMATFMPKPLIEAPGSGMHTHFSLFEGDHNAFYDPAGQYQLSSTGRSFIAGLLHHAAEITAVTNQYVNSYKRLWGGGEAPSYVCWGHNNRSALVRVPRHKPDKGPSTRAEYRALDSAANPYLAFAVLISAGLKGIEEGYDLPDGAEDNVWALSDSERKAMGIKPLPGSLEQAVEVMESSELVAETLGEDVFEFFVRNKIQEWTAYRSQVTPFELRSLLPGI from the coding sequence ATGGACAGGCAGCAGGAGTACGTGCTCCGGGCGATCGAGGAGCGGGACATCCGCTTCATCCGGCTGTGGTTCACCGACGTCCTCGGTGTGCTCAAGTCCGTGGCCATCGCGCCGGCCGAGATCGAGGCCGCCTTCTCCGAGGGCATCGGCTTCGACGGCAGCTCCATCGAGGGCCTCACCCGCGTCTACGAGGCCGACATGCTGGCCAAGCCGGACCCGGCGACCTTCCAGCTCCTGCCGTGGAGAGGTGAGGAGAACGGCGTCGCCCGCATGTTCTGCGACATCCTCACCCCGGACGGCGAGCCCGCCCGCTCCGACCCCCGCAACGTCCTCAAGCGCACCCTCGAGCGGGCCAAGGACGCCGGCTTCACCTGCTACACCCACCCCGAGATCGAGTTCTACCTCTTCGAGCAGCAGCGCAACCCCGACGACCCGCTGGTGCCGATCGACACCGCCGGGTACTTCGACCACGTGGCGCGCGGTACCGCGCACGACTTCCGCCGCGACACGATCACGCTGCTCGAGTCCATGGGCATCTCGGTGGAGTACTCCCACCACGAGGCCGGCCCGGGGCAGAACGAGATCGACCTGCGCTACGCCGACGCGCTGTCCACCGCGGACAACGTCATGACCTTCCGCACCGTGGTCAAGGAGGTCGCACTCCAGCAGGGCATCATGGCCACCTTCATGCCCAAGCCGCTCATCGAGGCGCCCGGCTCGGGCATGCACACCCACTTCTCCCTCTTCGAGGGCGACCACAACGCCTTCTACGACCCCGCCGGGCAGTACCAGCTGTCGAGCACCGGGCGGTCCTTCATCGCCGGCCTGCTCCACCACGCCGCGGAGATCACGGCCGTCACCAACCAGTACGTCAACTCCTACAAGCGGCTGTGGGGCGGGGGAGAGGCGCCGAGCTACGTGTGCTGGGGCCACAACAACCGCTCCGCGCTCGTCCGCGTCCCGCGCCACAAGCCGGACAAGGGTCCCTCGACCCGCGCCGAGTACCGCGCGCTCGACTCCGCGGCCAACCCCTACCTCGCCTTCGCCGTCCTCATCTCGGCCGGCCTCAAGGGCATCGAGGAGGGCTACGACCTGCCCGACGGCGCCGAGGACAACGTGTGGGCCCTGTCGGACTCCGAGCGCAAGGCGATGGGCATCAAGCCGCTGCCCGGCAGCCTCGAGCAGGCCGTCGAGGTCATGGAGTCCTCCGAGCTCGTCGCCGAGACCCTCGGCGAGGACGTCTTCGAGTTCTTCGTGCGCAACAAGATCCAGGAGTGGACGGCGTACCGCTCCCAGGTGACCCCCTTCGAGCTGCGTAGCCTGCTACCCGGCATCTGA
- a CDS encoding DUF368 domain-containing protein: protein MPADPPRGEARDPTGPAQPVLQVVRGFLMGSADIVPGVSGGTVALVLGIYERLVHAIATAASSVAALARGDLRETGRRLAAVPWVWVLSLLVGIGAAVLLLSGPLERLLAEEPQAMAGLFFGLIAGAVLVSWKLVRRPSGRLVVVALVAGLLFFLFLGLQDTTHASGAEVATRPWWVFFLAGAVAICAMILPGISGSFILVLLGMYTQVLGAVNEREIGLLLAFLLGCAVGLAAFSSLLTWLLDHHHDVVLAGLIGLMLGSLRILWPWPSGLDSTDLAAPSGPVLVPVLLAVAGLALVLGIDALGRAAERRQAR from the coding sequence ATGCCCGCTGACCCGCCCCGCGGCGAGGCCCGCGACCCCACCGGCCCGGCCCAGCCGGTGCTCCAGGTGGTCCGCGGGTTCCTCATGGGCTCGGCCGACATCGTGCCGGGCGTCTCCGGTGGCACGGTCGCCCTCGTCCTCGGCATCTACGAGCGGCTCGTCCACGCCATCGCCACCGCGGCCTCGTCGGTCGCCGCGCTCGCGCGGGGCGACCTGCGTGAGACCGGCCGGCGGCTGGCCGCGGTGCCCTGGGTGTGGGTGCTCAGCCTGCTCGTCGGCATCGGCGCGGCCGTCCTGCTCCTGTCCGGCCCGCTGGAGCGGCTGCTCGCCGAGGAGCCGCAGGCGATGGCCGGGCTCTTCTTCGGGCTCATCGCCGGCGCCGTGCTCGTCTCGTGGAAGCTCGTGCGCCGGCCCAGCGGGCGGCTCGTCGTCGTCGCGCTCGTCGCCGGCCTGCTGTTCTTCCTCTTCCTCGGCCTGCAGGACACCACCCACGCCTCGGGCGCCGAGGTGGCCACCCGGCCCTGGTGGGTGTTCTTCCTCGCCGGCGCCGTCGCGATCTGCGCGATGATCCTCCCCGGGATCAGCGGCTCGTTCATCCTCGTGCTCCTCGGGATGTACACCCAGGTCCTCGGGGCGGTCAACGAGCGCGAGATCGGGCTGCTGCTCGCCTTCCTCCTGGGCTGCGCGGTCGGTCTCGCGGCGTTCTCCTCCCTCCTCACCTGGCTCCTCGACCACCACCACGACGTCGTCCTCGCGGGCCTCATCGGGCTCATGCTCGGGTCCCTGCGGATCCTGTGGCCGTGGCCGAGCGGGCTGGACAGCACGGACCTCGCGGCGCCCTCCGGCCCGGTCCTCGTGCCGGTGCTGCTCGCCGTCGCCGGCCTGGCGCTCGTCCTCGGGATCGACGCGCTCGGCCGGGCTGCCGAACGCCGCCAGGCCCGGTAG
- a CDS encoding acyl-CoA thioesterase, which yields MHSDDIINFHTRKWIRPEDLNANGTLFGGSLLRWIDEEAAIYAMIQLGNERVVTKYMSEINFLSSATQGDIVEMGLRAVRFGTTSLTMRAEVRNLFTRHSILTIESIVFVNLDEEWRPAPHGRTGITFDRDRIPERLRPALHEPRPR from the coding sequence ATGCACTCCGACGACATCATCAACTTCCACACGCGCAAGTGGATCCGCCCCGAGGACCTCAACGCCAACGGCACCCTCTTCGGCGGCAGCCTCCTGCGGTGGATCGACGAGGAGGCGGCCATCTACGCGATGATCCAGCTCGGCAACGAGCGGGTCGTCACCAAGTACATGTCGGAGATCAACTTCCTCAGCTCGGCGACGCAGGGCGACATCGTCGAGATGGGCCTGCGCGCGGTGCGCTTCGGGACCACCTCCCTGACGATGCGCGCCGAGGTGCGCAACCTCTTCACCCGCCACAGCATCCTCACCATCGAGTCGATCGTCTTCGTCAACCTCGACGAGGAGTGGCGCCCCGCGCCGCACGGGCGCACGGGGATCACCTTCGACCGCGACCGCATCCCCGAGCGGCTGCGCCCCGCGCTCCACGAACCGCGCCCGCGCTGA
- a CDS encoding 5'-3' exonuclease, with amino-acid sequence MSDQPGPLLLLDSASMYFRAFFALPDTMTAPDGTPVNAVRGFLDAIARLVTTHRPARVVACWDDDWRPAFRVEAIPSYKEHRLADDGGEEVPAALTAQVPVIVDVLAALGIPRLGSPGYEADDVIGTLVAREVAAVERAPEVLVMTGDRDLFQLVDDAAGVAVLYPVRGSKEPVRIDEAWLAEKYGVSGGQAYADMATLRGDPSDGLPGVAGIGEKTAASLLRQFGTLEGIVAAAQDRGSAMSATQRRRILDAAGYLAVAPTVVQVARDAPVAQDRGDLTEVPADGEALLVLAERWGLESSLRRLVDACSGATG; translated from the coding sequence ATGAGTGACCAGCCGGGACCGCTGCTTCTGCTCGACTCCGCCTCGATGTACTTCCGGGCGTTCTTCGCCCTGCCGGACACGATGACCGCTCCGGACGGCACGCCCGTCAACGCCGTGCGCGGCTTCCTCGACGCGATCGCGCGGCTCGTCACCACGCACCGGCCCGCGCGCGTCGTCGCCTGCTGGGACGACGACTGGCGCCCGGCCTTCCGCGTGGAGGCCATCCCCTCCTACAAGGAGCACCGGCTCGCCGACGACGGCGGCGAGGAGGTCCCCGCCGCGCTCACCGCCCAGGTGCCGGTCATCGTCGACGTCCTCGCCGCCCTCGGCATCCCGCGCCTCGGCTCGCCCGGCTACGAGGCCGACGACGTCATCGGCACCCTCGTGGCCCGCGAGGTCGCCGCGGTCGAGCGCGCCCCCGAGGTCCTCGTCATGACGGGGGACCGCGACCTCTTCCAGCTCGTGGACGACGCCGCGGGGGTGGCCGTCCTCTACCCGGTCCGCGGGTCGAAGGAGCCGGTCCGCATCGACGAGGCGTGGCTGGCCGAGAAGTACGGCGTGAGCGGCGGGCAGGCGTACGCCGACATGGCCACCCTGCGCGGGGACCCCAGCGACGGGCTGCCCGGCGTGGCCGGCATCGGGGAGAAGACCGCCGCGAGCCTGCTGCGCCAGTTCGGCACGCTCGAGGGCATCGTCGCGGCGGCGCAGGACCGCGGGTCGGCGATGTCCGCGACGCAGCGCCGGCGCATCCTCGACGCGGCCGGCTACCTCGCGGTCGCGCCCACCGTCGTCCAGGTCGCGCGCGACGCGCCGGTGGCGCAGGACCGCGGGGACCTCACCGAGGTCCCCGCGGACGGCGAGGCGCTGCTCGTGCTCGCCGAGCGGTGGGGCCTGGAGTCCTCGCTGCGGCGACTGGTCGACGCCTGCTCCGGCGCCACCGGCTGA
- a CDS encoding LLM class F420-dependent oxidoreductase has translation MTRPVRIAVQLQPQHADYAQLRDAVLRAEDAGADVVFNWDHFFPLSGDPDGKHFECWTMLGAWAEQTSRVEIGALVTCNSYRNPDLLADMARTVDHISGGRLILGIGAGWFERDYTEYGYEFGTAGSRLADLSHALPRIKERWARLNPAPTRDIPVLIGGGGERKTLRYTAEHAAIWHGFADLETLRHKSAVLDAHCADVGRDPGEIERSVAVRGNPGEIGEGLVAAGATLFTVSASGPDYDLSTLHEWIAWRDAR, from the coding sequence ATGACCCGACCCGTACGCATCGCCGTCCAGCTCCAGCCCCAGCACGCCGACTACGCCCAGCTCCGCGACGCCGTCCTGCGCGCCGAGGACGCCGGGGCCGACGTCGTCTTCAACTGGGACCACTTCTTCCCGCTGAGCGGTGACCCGGACGGAAAGCACTTCGAGTGCTGGACGATGCTCGGGGCGTGGGCCGAGCAGACGAGCCGCGTGGAGATCGGCGCCCTCGTCACGTGCAACAGCTACCGCAACCCCGACCTGCTGGCCGACATGGCCCGCACGGTCGACCACATCAGCGGCGGGCGGCTCATCCTCGGGATCGGGGCGGGCTGGTTCGAGCGGGACTACACCGAGTACGGCTACGAGTTCGGCACCGCCGGCTCACGGCTCGCCGACCTCTCCCACGCACTGCCCCGGATCAAGGAGCGCTGGGCACGGCTCAACCCCGCGCCCACCCGCGACATCCCGGTGCTCATCGGCGGCGGCGGGGAGCGCAAGACGCTGCGGTACACCGCCGAGCACGCCGCCATCTGGCACGGCTTCGCCGACCTCGAGACCCTGCGGCACAAGAGCGCGGTCCTCGACGCGCACTGCGCCGACGTCGGGCGCGACCCGGGCGAGATCGAGCGGTCGGTGGCGGTGCGCGGCAACCCGGGCGAGATCGGCGAGGGGCTCGTCGCGGCGGGTGCGACCCTCTTCACCGTCTCGGCCAGCGGCCCCGACTACGACCTCTCGACCCTCCACGAGTGGATCGCGTGGCGCGATGCCCGCTGA
- a CDS encoding PHP domain-containing protein has translation MDPVAALERVAYLLERERAEARRATAFRRAAARLAGLDAGELERRLAAGTLSELRDVGPKTAAVAQEAARGAVPAYLAELESRAGTPLAEGGQEVRGWLRGDLHAHSDWSDGGTPILAMVRAAIDLGHEYLALTDHSPRLTVARGLSPERLREQLDVVARLNEELAPFRLLTGIEVDILEDGGLDQEPELLARLDVVVASVHSKLRMDRAAMTRRMVTAVEHPLVDVLGHCTGRLVTGGRGTRPESDFDADTVFGACLDNDVAVELNSRPERLDPPTRLLDRVVELGCRVAIDTDAHAPGQLEFLDHGCARAAQAGVARDRVVNALPLADLLAWTSR, from the coding sequence ATGGACCCCGTCGCGGCACTCGAACGCGTGGCCTACCTCCTCGAGCGGGAGCGGGCCGAGGCCCGCCGTGCCACGGCCTTCCGCAGGGCCGCGGCCCGCCTCGCAGGGCTGGACGCGGGTGAGCTCGAGCGGCGCCTCGCGGCCGGCACGCTCAGCGAGCTGCGCGACGTCGGCCCCAAGACGGCGGCGGTCGCCCAGGAGGCGGCGCGCGGCGCCGTCCCCGCCTACCTCGCCGAGCTCGAGTCACGCGCGGGCACGCCGCTCGCCGAGGGCGGGCAGGAGGTGCGCGGCTGGCTGCGCGGGGACCTCCACGCCCACTCCGACTGGTCCGACGGCGGCACCCCGATCCTCGCCATGGTCCGCGCCGCGATCGACCTGGGCCACGAGTACCTCGCGCTCACCGACCACTCACCGCGCCTCACCGTCGCCCGCGGGCTGTCACCCGAGCGGCTGCGGGAGCAGCTCGACGTCGTCGCCCGGCTCAACGAGGAGCTCGCCCCCTTCCGTCTGCTCACCGGGATCGAGGTCGACATCCTCGAGGACGGCGGGCTGGACCAGGAGCCGGAGCTGCTCGCCCGGCTCGACGTCGTCGTCGCCAGCGTCCACTCCAAGCTGCGGATGGACAGGGCGGCGATGACGCGCCGGATGGTCACCGCCGTCGAGCACCCGCTCGTCGACGTCCTCGGGCACTGCACCGGACGGCTGGTCACCGGGGGCCGGGGCACCCGGCCGGAGTCGGACTTCGACGCCGACACCGTCTTCGGCGCGTGCCTGGACAACGACGTCGCCGTCGAGCTCAACTCCCGCCCGGAACGGCTCGACCCGCCCACCCGGCTGCTCGACCGCGTCGTCGAGCTCGGCTGCCGGGTCGCGATCGACACCGACGCGCACGCGCCGGGCCAGCTCGAGTTCCTCGACCACGGCTGCGCCCGGGCGGCGCAGGCGGGCGTGGCGCGCGACCGGGTGGTCAACGCACTTCCGCTCGCCGACCTGCTCGCCTGGACGAGCCGCTGA
- a CDS encoding DUF4097 family beta strand repeat-containing protein — MTPSTRSTVRVAGSVLALLIVLSAALSAAAQAARTSTTSTHALPANLTSVELVNEIGRVLVTAVDATEEPRVVLTATGGFSDPTFEVSESGGAVSLDGRCPTDQWFGPCDVDWEIFVPADIDVAVRTAVGDVVVTGAGRTVRAVSEVGSVTVAGVRAQTLDVQSSVGDVVVDVDVAPELLTARTSTGDVEVTLPAGSTAYQVRSSTSVGSVRTQVPVDDGSPHRLELLTSVGDVSVRTG; from the coding sequence ATGACCCCCTCGACCAGGAGCACGGTCCGCGTCGCCGGCTCGGTGCTCGCCCTGCTCATCGTGCTCAGCGCGGCACTGTCCGCGGCGGCCCAGGCCGCACGCACCTCGACGACGTCGACGCACGCACTGCCCGCGAACCTCACCTCCGTCGAGCTCGTCAACGAGATCGGACGGGTGCTCGTCACGGCCGTCGACGCCACGGAGGAGCCGCGCGTCGTCCTCACCGCCACCGGCGGGTTCTCCGACCCGACGTTCGAGGTCAGCGAGTCCGGTGGTGCCGTGTCGCTCGACGGGCGCTGCCCGACGGACCAGTGGTTCGGGCCGTGCGACGTCGACTGGGAGATCTTCGTCCCCGCCGACATCGACGTCGCGGTCCGGACGGCGGTGGGTGACGTCGTCGTCACCGGTGCGGGTCGTACGGTCCGGGCCGTCTCGGAGGTGGGCTCGGTGACCGTCGCCGGCGTCCGCGCCCAGACCCTGGACGTGCAGAGCTCGGTGGGTGACGTCGTCGTCGACGTCGACGTCGCCCCGGAGCTCCTCACGGCCAGGACGTCGACCGGTGACGTCGAGGTGACCCTTCCCGCGGGGAGCACGGCCTACCAGGTCCGCTCCTCGACCTCGGTGGGCAGCGTGCGGACCCAGGTGCCGGTGGACGACGGTTCCCCGCACCGCCTCGAGCTCCTCACCTCCGTCGGTGACGTCAGCGTCCGTACGGGCTGA
- a CDS encoding sensor histidine kinase: MTTAPAQLPTAWRRWRDGWHHVVFLVLNLLTALAALVAAILVLTGVLTLPAFGTGILVLVPGMALAGLLARAERARVEAFLGQRIVPPSAPSEPAWRHSLLLTRPYRRAAGYAGVHVLWGLLTGALAVAVLGTLVAGATLPLYSGLLDEDSLVLGLLPLGTWATAGLVWLVSLALLALAPVLARGVTAVDSGLARTLLGSDPEEEIAHLAERVDSLTESRVATVDSVEAERRRIERDLHDGPQQRLVAIAMDLGMARDRFASDPGAAQELLDKAHAASKDAIVEMRQVARGIVPPILADRGLDAAVSALAARSPVPVTVEVGADVGRVEPSREAIAYFCVSELLTNVAKHARAGHATVRISRTPDARLVLLVEDDGVGGADPARGTGLAGLRQRVQAVDGRLEVTSPAGGPTSAVVTLPLPATVRRGDQ; the protein is encoded by the coding sequence GTGACCACAGCTCCTGCCCAACTGCCCACCGCGTGGCGCCGCTGGCGTGACGGGTGGCACCACGTCGTCTTCCTGGTGCTCAACCTGCTCACCGCCCTCGCCGCGCTCGTCGCCGCCATCCTCGTCCTCACCGGCGTACTCACCCTGCCCGCGTTCGGCACGGGGATCCTCGTGCTCGTCCCGGGCATGGCGCTCGCCGGTCTCCTCGCCCGGGCCGAGCGGGCCCGTGTCGAGGCCTTCCTCGGGCAGCGGATCGTGCCGCCGTCCGCCCCCAGCGAGCCGGCCTGGCGCCACAGCCTCCTGCTCACCCGTCCCTACCGGCGCGCCGCCGGGTACGCGGGGGTCCACGTGCTGTGGGGCCTGCTGACCGGCGCGCTCGCGGTCGCGGTGCTCGGCACGCTCGTCGCCGGGGCCACGCTCCCCCTGTACTCCGGGCTGCTCGACGAGGACTCCCTCGTCCTCGGGTTGCTGCCCCTCGGCACGTGGGCGACGGCCGGCCTCGTGTGGCTGGTCTCCCTCGCCCTCCTCGCGCTGGCCCCGGTGCTCGCCCGCGGCGTGACGGCCGTGGACAGCGGTCTGGCCCGGACGCTGCTCGGTTCCGACCCGGAGGAGGAGATCGCCCACCTCGCCGAGCGTGTCGACTCCCTCACCGAGTCGCGCGTCGCGACGGTCGACTCGGTCGAGGCCGAGCGCCGGCGCATCGAGCGCGACCTGCACGACGGCCCGCAGCAGCGGCTCGTCGCGATCGCCATGGACCTCGGCATGGCCCGCGACCGCTTCGCCTCCGACCCCGGCGCGGCCCAGGAGTTGCTCGACAAGGCGCACGCCGCCTCCAAGGACGCGATCGTCGAGATGCGTCAGGTGGCCCGCGGCATCGTCCCGCCGATCCTCGCCGACCGCGGCCTGGACGCCGCGGTCTCGGCGCTCGCCGCGCGCTCCCCCGTGCCGGTGACCGTCGAGGTCGGCGCGGACGTCGGCCGGGTGGAGCCCAGCCGTGAGGCCATCGCCTACTTCTGCGTCTCGGAGCTGCTCACCAACGTCGCCAAGCACGCCCGGGCCGGCCACGCCACCGTGCGGATCAGCCGGACGCCCGACGCGCGGCTCGTCCTCCTCGTCGAGGACGACGGCGTGGGCGGCGCCGACCCGGCACGCGGCACCGGCCTGGCCGGGCTGCGCCAGCGGGTCCAGGCCGTCGACGGCCGCCTCGAGGTCACCTCCCCCGCCGGCGGCCCCACCAGCGCCGTCGTCACCCTGCCGCTGCCCGCCACCGTCCGCCGAGGAGACCAGTGA